The Actinoplanes sp. N902-109 genomic interval AGCGCCAGCCGGTGCTCGGGTCCTTGACGTCCACCCGCAGATCGGCGTCGGGGTCGGCGTCGACGCCCCAGTCCAGTTTGATCCCCTCGATGAGCGCGGCCGAGGCGGCTGCCCCGCGCAGCGCCGGCTTGCCGGTCACCGTGCACTCGACGGCGGCGGTGGCCCGGCCGGCCAGGGCCTTGGCGAGGACCTCGGACTCGTCGGCCCATTTCTCGTACGCGTTGGGGTAGGCCGAGCGTTGCACCCGCTGGGCGGCGTCGGTGACCCGCATGTCCTTCCAGCCCTTGACCTTCTTGAGGGCCTTGTAGAACTTCTCGGCGGCGTAGCGCGGGTCCTGGATCTGCTCGGGGGTGCCCCAGCCCTGGCTGGGCCGCTGCTGGAACAGCCCGACCGAGTCGCGGTCGCCGTCCTCCCGATTCTCCAGCTTCGACTCCTGCAGCGCGGTGGCCAGCGCGACCACGATCGCCCGCTCCGGCATCTTGCGGCGCAGACCGACCGCGGAGATGGTCGCGGCGTTGGCCATCTGGACGGAGTCGAGCGTGACCTCGCCGTCGGCACGCACGGTGCACTCCGGACCGAGCAGCGGGAGCTTGATCTTGCCCTGGAAGGACTGGGCGGCGACAAAACCCAGCACGCCGACCAGCACCAGAACGGCGATGATCGCGACCGGCTTCCGGCTCACCCGCATCCTCCCGTCAGCTCGCCGGCGCGCGCCGGTGGATCAAAGACTAGACAACGAGCGCCCGTCCGTTACGTGACCGGCACCCAGGCCGCGGGTCGCTTGGCCCGGAACGCGGCCACGCCCTCGCGGCCCTCGGCCGACTTGAAGTATCCCGCCGACCGGGCGGACAACTCGGCCATGTCGGCCCGGATCGACTCGGCCGGGGTACGCCGGAGCAGCTCCTTCGTCCCGGCCAGCGCCGCCGGCCCGCCCCGGACCAGCGACGCGCAGTAGGCGGCGACGGTGGCTTCCAGCTCCGCGGCGGGGACCGCCCGGGTGACCAGGCCGATCTCGGCGGCCCGGCGACCGTCGAACACGTCACCGGTCAGGTACAGCTCGGCCGCCGCCCGCGGGGCCAGCCGGGGCAGCACCGTCGCGCTGATCACCGCCGGGACGACCCCGAGCCGGACCTCGGAGAAGGCGAAGGTGGCTTCCTCCGTACACACGGCGAGGTCGGCCGCGGCGATCAGGCCGAGCCCGCCCGCCCGGGCGGGACCACCCACCCGGGCCACGACGGGCTTGGGGAATTCCCAGATCGCGGCGAGCACGTCGGCCATCATCTCGGCCGGCACCCGGCCGTCGTCGCCGGTCTCGGCGGTCTCCTTGAGGTCGGCGCCGGAGCAGAACACCGGCCCGGTGTGCGAGATCACCACGGCCCGCACGGCCGGGTCGGTGCGGGCGGTCCCCAGCCCGTCGAGCAGCTCGCGCATCAGCGCGGAGGAGAGGGCGTTGCGGTTGGCGGGGCTGTCGAGCGTCAGGGCGGTCACGCCGGCGGCAGTGACGGTGCGGACCAAGGCCATGCCGGAACCCTAAGGCACACTTGGTTCGTGGCTGGTGCTTTGCCTGAGGGGGAACCCGTGCCGCGCGACGGGTCGCTGCCGGCCTCCGCGCGGGTGTCCGGGCAGTTCGGCGTGTACGTGCACGTGCCGTTCTGCGCCTCACGGTGCGGTTACTGCGACTTCAACACGTACACCGCGACCGAACTCGGCGGTGGTGCGAGCCGCGACGAGTATGCCGACACGGTTCTGCAGGAAGTGCGCTTCGCCGGCGGCATCGTCGACCAACGGGTGCAGACGGTCTTCTTCGGCGGTGGCACGCCGACCCTGCTGTCGCCGCGTGATCTCGGCCGCATCCTGGAGGGCATCGACCGCACGTGGGGGCTGGCGGCCGACGCGGAGATCACCACGGAGGCCAACCCGGAATCGGTGAGCCCCCGCACACTGGCCCAGCTGCGGACGGCCGGGTTCAACCGGATCTCGCTCGGCATGCAGTCCGCGTCCGCCGGGGTGCTGGCCATCCTCGACCGCAAGCACACTGCGGGCCGGGCGACCCAGGCCGCGACGGAGGCCCGCGAGGCCGGGTTCGAGCACGTCAACCTCGACTTGATCTACGGTACGCCGGGGGAGACCGCCGATGACTTCGCCGCTTCGCTCGCCGCTGTCATCGCGGCCGGGGTCGACCATGTGAGCGCGTACTCGCTGATCGTCGAGGACGGCACCCGGATCGCCGCCCGGATGCGCCGCGGCGAACTGCCGTTGCCCTCCGACGACGTGGCCGCCGACCGTTACCTGGCCGCCGACCGGACCCTGAGCGCGGCGGGTTTCTCCTGGTACGAGGTGTCGAACTGGGCCACCACGCCGCAGGCGCAGTGCCGGCACAACCGGCTCTACTGGACCGGCGGCCACTGGTGGGGCTTCGGGCCGGGCGCGCACAGCCACGTCGACGGGGTGCGGTGGTGGAACGTCAAGCATCCCGTCCCGTACGCGAAACGGCTGGCCGAGGGGGTCTCACCGGGACTGGGCCGGGAGCTCCTGACGGCCGAGGACCGGCAGGTCGAGGACGTGATGTTGCGGTTGCGGCTGGCCGAGGGGCTGCCGCTGACCGTCGCCGATCCGGTCGGGGCGGAGAAGGCACTGGTCAACGGGCTGCTCGACCCCGCCGCCTACGAACGGGGCCGGGCAGTCCTCACGCTGCAGGGCCGGCTGCTGGCCGACGCGGTGGTGCGCGACCTGCTGCCGTGACCCGGCGCTACTTGATGATCGAGACCGTCATCGGATAGTTGTACGGCTCGTTGTTGGCCGCCTTCACCCCCGCGATCACCCCGATGATCGTGGCGACCAGCCACGCGGCAATGACCACGACGATGCCGACCACGATGCAGGTCAGGATCCAGCCGACGATCGCGATGATGGTCCAGAGCAGCTGGAAGTTCAGCGCCTTGACCGCCTCGGCGCGCACGGCCGGCGACTGGTTGCCCCGGGCCAGCAGCGCGACCAGCGGGGCGATCCAGCCCGCGCAGCCACTGCCGAGGAACGCGCCGGCCGCGCCGCCGAAGTGGGCGACCAGGATCCAGGTGCGGTCCTCGTTGCTGCCGGTCGGCGGGCCCTGCGGCGGGTAACCGTAGCCGGGGGCGCCGTAGGGCTGACCGCCCCCGGGCGGCTGACCGGCGCCGTAGGGCTGGCCGTAAGGACCACCGGACGAGGGCGGCGGGTAGCCTCCGGCGCCGGACGAGGGCGGCGGGTAGCCACCGGCCCCGGACGACGGGGGCGGAGGCGGTGGCGGCGGGGGCGTGCTGCCGTACGGCTGCGGGGGATATTGGTTGAACGGCTCGGTGGGGTCCGAAGGGTTCGGCTCACCGGGCGGACGAGGCGGTTCAGTCATGGCCCACACGGTAGGACCAGCCGGCGAACCTGGCGAGGGCAACACCCGGGCGGCCGGGTTTCGGCGTCGCTCGATCATCGCGTCCGGCGCCGCCACGACGTAGACTGGCACTCCAGCCGGTGGAGTGCCAGAACGGAGAGTGAGGGTCATGAGTCTGGATGACCGCAAGCTCGAAGTTCTCCGCGCCATCGTCGAGGACTACGTCGCCACCCAGGAGCCGGTCGGCAGCAAGGCCCTGGTCGAGCGGCACCAGCTGGGTGTTTCCCCGGCCACCGTGCGAAACGACATGGCCGTGCTGGAGGAGGAGGGCTACATCCGGCAGCCGCACACCAGTGCCGGCCGGGTGCCCACCGACGCCGGTTACCGGCTGTTCGTCGACCGGCTGTCCCGGGTCAAGGCGCTCAGCCC includes:
- the hemW gene encoding radical SAM family heme chaperone HemW; amino-acid sequence: MAGALPEGEPVPRDGSLPASARVSGQFGVYVHVPFCASRCGYCDFNTYTATELGGGASRDEYADTVLQEVRFAGGIVDQRVQTVFFGGGTPTLLSPRDLGRILEGIDRTWGLAADAEITTEANPESVSPRTLAQLRTAGFNRISLGMQSASAGVLAILDRKHTAGRATQAATEAREAGFEHVNLDLIYGTPGETADDFAASLAAVIAAGVDHVSAYSLIVEDGTRIAARMRRGELPLPSDDVAADRYLAADRTLSAAGFSWYEVSNWATTPQAQCRHNRLYWTGGHWWGFGPGAHSHVDGVRWWNVKHPVPYAKRLAEGVSPGLGRELLTAEDRQVEDVMLRLRLAEGLPLTVADPVGAEKALVNGLLDPAAYERGRAVLTLQGRLLADAVVRDLLP
- a CDS encoding DUF4870 domain-containing protein codes for the protein MTEPPRPPGEPNPSDPTEPFNQYPPQPYGSTPPPPPPPPPSSGAGGYPPPSSGAGGYPPPSSGGPYGQPYGAGQPPGGGQPYGAPGYGYPPQGPPTGSNEDRTWILVAHFGGAAGAFLGSGCAGWIAPLVALLARGNQSPAVRAEAVKALNFQLLWTIIAIVGWILTCIVVGIVVVIAAWLVATIIGVIAGVKAANNEPYNYPMTVSIIK
- a CDS encoding enoyl-CoA hydratase-related protein; this encodes MALVRTVTAAGVTALTLDSPANRNALSSALMRELLDGLGTARTDPAVRAVVISHTGPVFCSGADLKETAETGDDGRVPAEMMADVLAAIWEFPKPVVARVGGPARAGGLGLIAAADLAVCTEEATFAFSEVRLGVVPAVISATVLPRLAPRAAAELYLTGDVFDGRRAAEIGLVTRAVPAAELEATVAAYCASLVRGGPAALAGTKELLRRTPAESIRADMAELSARSAGYFKSAEGREGVAAFRAKRPAAWVPVT